The Argopecten irradians isolate NY chromosome 16, Ai_NY, whole genome shotgun sequence genome window below encodes:
- the LOC138310674 gene encoding uncharacterized protein, with the protein MSRCTLILTVCWIVSILCVSFTSSNMIPKPNIEALNRLIRERLFMKVVPELRTVLDSLERNQAATSSCQQQITRSYKLCAQCTNSVCSDRYKTCKIRSKKRLSLCDVVGFNQRQICEMTDKKERFMLNVVTNMKNKLAANLRYAIYDMGQLVEQFLVQLGNYANTWSSPAAFSVQNAIKQIQTRYTIENDRWSADINYLSPEEQILRDMASAINIGMDKLGATVPNTGSFSYDFSRTLADLLSVHFHVGRKKRAAVSCTDLATGAATCLSFLDQCPRCASSPTTNPITAACGTTYVSNAKLLIDSLTRTTQIFEDVLSRVGFIESALYNTRTNVPDISFPNSKFTVHVQGQPTVLYADFHVFRMPFTATQLANKIWTEWMKKIQ; encoded by the exons CGCTGATCTTAACTGTTTGTTGGATAGTTTCCATTTTGTGTGTTTCGTTtacttcttcaaacatgataccGAAGCCCAATATTGAGG CACTTAACAGGTTGATTCGGGAGCGACTGTTCATGAAAGTGGTGCCTGAATTAAGGACTGTTTTGGACAGCCTCGAGAGAAACCAGGCAGCGACGTCAAGTTGTCAGCAACAGATAACACGGTCATATAAATTGTGTGCACAGTGCACAAACAGCGTTTGTTCGGATAG ATACAAAACATGCAAGATTAGATCGAAAAAAAGACTAAGCCTCTGCGATGTGGTTGGATTTAACCAGAGACAGATTTGTGAAATGACGGATAAAAAAGAAAGATTCATGCTAAACGTTGTTACCAACATGAAGAATAAGCTAGCTGCGAATCTACGATATGCTATATACGACATGGGACAATTGGTAGAACAGTTTCTAGTCCAGCTGGGTAACTACGCAAATACCTGGTCGTCACCTGCTGCATTCTCAGTTCAAAACGCCATAAAACAAATTCAGACTCGTTATACAATAGAAAACGACCGTTGGTCAGCCGACATCAACTACCTTTCTCCAGAGGAACAGATTTTGAGGGATATGGCTTCAGCTATAAATATCGGCATGGATAAGCTGGGTGCTACAGTACCAAATACTGGGTCATTTTCGTATGACTTCTCACGGACTCTTGCTGACTTATTGA GTGTTCATTTCCATGTTGGGCGAAAGAAAAGAGCAGCCGTTTCATGTACGGATCTGGCAACAGGAGCTGCAACATGTTTGTCGTTCCTTGACCAATGTCCGAGATGTGCTTCCTCTCCGACCACTAACCCTATTACTGCAG CTTGTGGTACAACTTATGTAAGTAATGCGAAGCTTCTTATTGACTCCCTGACGAGGACCACACAGATCTTTGAAGACGTCCTCTCCCGAGTTGGATTTATTGAGTCG GCGTTATATAATACAAGAACCAACGTTCCGGATATCTCCTTCCCCAACTCAAAGTTCACAGTTCACGTCCAAGGCCAGCCCACCGTGCTCTACGCGGACTTCCACGTCTTTAGGATGCCATTTACCGCCACACAACTAGCCAACAAAATCTGGACGGAATGGATGAAAAAGATACAATGA